CTGAACTCCATTTAAAGAGATGTAAATCTTAATAAACTTATCTGACTGATCCCAACCTGCAAGTGAAAAAGATGAAGATCTAGCTTCCGTCCATAAACTTCACACATTCCATACTAATATCCCCACAATGATCACAACCTATGCCATGTTAAAACAATCTTCAGAGAAACAAGGAATAGACGTGAATTAGACAGGAGTAATTCCAGAGCAAAAGGAGGTCCTCACACATAGCCCTGTTCCTTAACTTCTCTAAATTCCCTGAAAAGCCATGTATCAGCTCAGGTAAAAGGACAGCAACCCTGTCTGCGTAGGGGGGAGTCAGAGGTAGAGGTctggttttgctgcagtttCCATGACCCAGTTTTCCCCTGCACAGCAACTATCTTGAGCAATTCCTTCTCCTTTCACCTATATGACAAGCAGAGAAGCCAAAGCTCACTCTTTAATTCTTACTAAGTGTTAGGCAATGGAAAAATACTAGCTGGTACACCAGGGACCATTAGGACATTCCACCAGTACAGAACAACTATCACACCGGCAGAATTAACATGTACCATGTACAGCACAGTAAGCACGCAGAAGCTTTTAAAGCAAGGTCTCCAGtatgaaattaacatttttgaaaacttctCTGTAGCACTAAATGGTAACCGTAACTCACACTAATGCCACCTAGGCTTCTCTTCACGGAGATGCCTAAGCTgtaaaagcattaagaaaactAAACCTACcataattgtttattttcaccGTGTACCCTCCCAGTGAtgacttttcttcttctacCACATCTTTTGGTTTTGGTAGAGGCTGATTCTTGATTTCTAGCTCTAGCTTGTGCTTTTCTGTCACCAGCACATCGCGAAGCCGCTTCCTCATGGCTTTCGTAAGCAATTCTTTAACCTCTTCCAAATCTTTCTGCAACTGGTTTGCAAACAAGAGATCACAACACGCATGAGTTACACCCTCCTTTTTAATCCAGGTTCACTGCTGAGCTCTTCCATTTACAGCACCTCCAAGCCTACCcgctgcagcagcctcagacTTCCCAGCTCAGCGGCTGCCCACCCCTCCGTGGTGCTCCTCTCCCCTCGCCCACCCATATTTCAACTTCCCCACGCCGCTGCCCCCGCGGGTGCCCTCTCCCCGTGCTCAGAGCCGCGGCCCGGCCTCGCGGCGGCTCGGCACGCCCGGGGCCCGCGGCTGGCGGGGGGATGGAGGCGCCCGCTCACCTCCTCGCGCGCGGCGGCCATGTCGCGAGCGGTGCTGCGCGTCGCTGCGCCTCCCTAGCGGCGGCTCCGCGGCCCCTCTGGAACCTTCCGGCCTCCCGCCCCGCGGAAATGGCgtctgctgcctcctcctcttcctcccggAGCCCACCACCGCCTTCCGCCGGCCGAGCGGAACGGGAGGGGCGCGGGCATGGCGGCCGTTAGTGGCCGTTAGCGGCCGTTAGCGGCCGTTAGCTGCGCCCTGAGGCAGCGCCTCGGCGGTAGCTGAGGGGAGGGCTCCTCGCCTCAGGCTGCGGTCAGCACGGCTGCGAAGCGACCCAAACGGGCTTTTTCCGATCGTTGGAATCTTTCTGGGTACCCCGCCGTGGGCAAGGGGAGCTTTGATGACAGACGGCGCTCTTGTGGAGTGGCTTGGAATGGCTTTCCTGAGTTATTTCTACCGGAGGTGCTCAAAGGGAAAAGTATTCCGAAATGTGTCTCACCGCCGTTACTGAGTCAGTGTACTAAAATTAATAATACTAAAATGTATTCCCAGGGCTCATTCAAGCACTGAGATttcccagaggaagaaaaataaaatgcattggCAATCTTTCAGTGGTGGAAAGATTGTGAGTGGAAGAGTCAGCGTTTTCTCCAGGTGTCTTACAAAAGACGGAGCCCGAGGCAGGATACACAGGATACAGCCACTCTGTGTTTGAAAAGCAACTTTCTGTAAATGAAAGGGTGCCAGATAATATCTAATTTATGAAACTGAGGAATGTCAGTTCgcttgttgattttttttttttttttcctcttctaaagTGGCCATCCAGGAGTTAATCTgtagagggttttttttttttttttttgcaaaggcACAGAGGAAAGACTAGATCCCATTAAGATAAGAAAATCATGGAAAACCCAAAGCCAAGGACTGGTTTTTCAAGGCTGAATTCCACAAATCAGTTTGAACAGACATCGTACTGAAGCGTTTGACATAACCCTCTGGTCCAGTGCTTCAGAAACTGTTAGTAACTAACTGAGGAGCTGTAATAACCCGCTCTGTGGTCATGTTTAACGTTCCTAGTACTGAGCTTCAGCTTGCAGATTTTCAGCCACAGTATTTGAAGCTGGGTCAGTTGGTTTTATCTGGAAAAATGTAATATGGTCGTGCTTATTAATGGGTTTCTGTTTCTTGAtggctcctcctgccccctgcttctcttccttcagGCATGCTGCCCATTTCTCTTGCAAACATGGGCATAAGGGCAGCATGAAGTCCTTAACAGCCACTCCTGTTTCCCCACTGCTATATATAAACAACTTTTaggaaaagtgtattttctaGTGTGTTCTCTCTGCTGGAGACTCAGAGCAGTGTTTGGAAAGCAGTGCCCAGGTGACCTGTTAGCTTTCTAGCACAGTGCCTGTCCATCGGATTCCCGTGGTACAGGTTACCCGTGTGCACAGGTACACCATACTGCCAGCTGGGAATTAGCTGGGGAACATACACGTTCCGGACAGTTAGTCTGCGGAGCCAGTGTCctagcacagcagtgctgcttgaAAATAACCAAGTGGAGTGAACTGTACCAGAAAACCCAACTCAACAATTTGCTATTGCAAACAGATTTAAGCTGTTCCTTAAGTGCCTTATGAAAATAAGCACCCTATTcccattttgtttgcatttccatttattttacaagGCATCGTTCACACAATGATAACAAGGTACTGATCCAAACAAttctgtaacaattaaaaaagtaaacatttgtTGTGACCATGTACATTAAATTGCACTTTTAATAACAAGCATTACActtatatttctgtattatacTTTATATAATACATGGATTTGTTACACAAGAACTGGCAGTACTAAGCTGTTCTCAGTTAAAAGTCTCACAGCACTataatgctctttttttccccaagtttaTCTAGTAAAGTATATTTTACAAACTAGGGCCATAACCAGATAATGAATGCAACTACAAACctggaaaatgtaattattaatcAGCATGTTGAACCTGCTCTCTATTTTCAGTGTGCTGAAGTGAAGCCACCTGGAATGGCAGACAGTGCTCTGGATCAGAATCATAATTGATTAGACCCTTTTCTGCTTTGCCATCTTTTCCCTGTTTAAATAAGCCAGAGACTCCTCTTACACGGGCAAACAATAGTTCCCAAAGCTCAAGAGAGCTCCTGGTAGTTTTGAAGGTGGTATCAGTACCAGTGTGTCCCTAAGAGTTACTGGAAGGAGGGAATTGGAATCTGGAGAAAAAGCTGAGaacatctgcttttgtttgcattGGTAGTAGTATCCATGTatcatataaaatacaaaaataagagaaactgaaaggaaatgagTACAGCTCAAGATTCTGGTGGTATCAAATCACAAATGAAGTCTGTGATACCAAATCCTTTTGCTGTATTTATCCCTTTGTGATTCAGTTTCCTATATATTATTCTATATATAAGATATAGTTTTCcaaagatacatatatattccTTTACAggttaaataaaagcaagtcccactgaataagaaaataagaggaaGTAATGTTCTAGTTCTCTAcccatattttattattattattattattttttcccaggtaAAAATAGCATGAAATACATTCAGTCGCAAAGCAGCTGGATTCCAGGAGAAATGGAGAGCCCTGTATTCCTGGAGGATTAACCTGTATGTCTTAAGTCATGATCCTGAAACAAATTGTGTAGATTTCTGAGATAGAAAAGTTAGAATCTTCATCAATGCTGATAATTAGTCATCCAGCTccaaattatttgaatttccCCAAACCAACTGTGGATTAGCCCAGTTTTAATGGCTGCTGTGATGTATACATAATCTAACTTGAAAGGTCCAAAAATCAGTACTTCACTGTATCTCCCCTTAGTATTGTTACTTGGAAAGAGGTAACGGGACAGCTCCCAGTAGGATATTAGCATCATAGATAGAAATAGAATCTAGTTCAAGCCTTCGCGTTAGTGAGAGCAATGTGATGCCTGGAGCTGTGTGCACCCACAGCCCTGGGTACGCACAGCATTGTGTGTAACAGAGGCATGCTGCTCAGCCAACATGACATAGAGTAGGGTTTTCCCTACAGCACCTGGGAGAAAACCAGCATTGTCAGACAACGGGGTTTCTGTTTTCAATGCCAAAGGTAATTAGACTTACTAGATTACATAGAAGTGTGGCAATGATCCTTGAGTCTGACAGGAAATCAAAATAAGAGGTATAGTTCTCCGACACACACAAGCAGTTTCACAGATCTCACTGAAACTACTTAAAGAAGGGAACAGACTTCCCTGTTTCCTGTGGAGAAAGCATCaatttctgatgtgttttttaagtttttatgcCAATAAAGTTAGATTTGTATTGACTTCTAAGTGCCATGGTCAGTCAGCAAATGATACCGGGACCTGAAGTCAATGGCCCCTTCGTGCTTTGTCAAGGGCCTGAATTACTTCTGTTGGACGTTGGAGCTCCCTCTCCTGTTGTAAACAGCTGTCTTTTTTCCGTGTTGTTTTTCACACACTGGCACAGGTGAAAGAATctatttagaagaaattttaaGGGCAAACCAAACAGTTTTAAGAAcaattttaagaacaaaaaagttctttaaaatgtctaaacaaggaaaaaaaatgcttatctAACATGTAAATTAGCTGTAGGAAATCAGAGAGTATACTAATTAACAGGCAAGACAGAGAAATGTTTGTCAGCTGGTAGTGCTGAGTACAGGGCTGACTACCTCTTCTAATACAGGTTTTACTAAACATTCACAGGTATGGACCTCAGGGACATTGCAGTTTCTCGGGTGGTTTCTTGGATTAAAGCCACCCATGATATTTTCAATATTAGTGTCTTTAATTCTTTCTAGGTACATTTGGAATTTGTTAAACTAAGTGAAGTGCTATTACTGTAGTGTAGTAAGTTTGAGTCACAAAGATAATCCAAGACTAGTTCACAGATGTACTGCATAACTACATCAGCCTTGCTTCATTTATCCTGTAAAGTGTTACAGTCAaagtaaatactttttaaagtggaaaaaagcagTTGtgtattccccccccccccccccgcccttttttttcatattgtatTGGGCATCTCAGGAGATGAGAATCTGACAAGATAAAGCAGTTGcactaaaaatattctttggAGGTTTGTCCCTAATTAAAGGCTTTATTTCAGAACTGTGCATTctcaataaaatttaaaaataagatttagtTCCATAAAGATATATTTAGAACATTAAAATTATCTCCAATACGATTTTGATGTTGATACATAGTTTGATACTgactcaggagaaaaaaaaaaaatgaatcactCTAATCTTAAGAAGTGGGTTCCAGTGCCACATGAAAATAAGTTTCAGCAAGACTTTGGTGATGTTTCCCTCTGAAAATCTAAATCGTGAACCAGCTATCCCTGACAGATCAGTTGGTCTGGGATATGAGTATTTCTAGCAAGTACTCCACCCACCACTGCTGAAAGGactaattaaaacagatttttttttttcttccaagaaactGAGTATCTCAACAGCATGTACAGTCAGCAGGCAGCTTTAGCTTGCCTGGTTTAATCCTGCggttttgcttctttccttgtttttgaaTTTAACTATGCTTGTTCATCAAGATAATGATATAGAGCTATTTTTCTCATTCGTTCAGTGATTTTGAGAAGATAGTTTCCACATAAATATTACTCTTCCAAGTGCCACTGCTACAAATGCTACCTGGGATGCACAGATGGAAGGTGAAAGTCGCTTACTGCCCTTACATCATTGCCAAAAGTGCCAATTCAGCCATTGccttctgaaacttttttgctgctgtgagaGGCACAAGGTAAGCCAGTTCCTATCCTACAGGGTTTCAAAATCATCATGGCTAGCAGGTAGCAAACACGTATTTCTCACAGAAACTCAACTTCCACCATCAGAGAGATATTACAGTGAGAAGGATGATGGTGTGTCAAAGCTGGTTCCATGAAACACAAAACTTATTTAACAATTCTTTTTTGATGAACTGGGGAAGTACTGCTCCCATTTTCCACTCATCCACTCACTCTCTCTCATTAGACCCTTCACATGATGTAACACATTGACTTGGCAAAAGactaaatgggaaaaaaaaaaatgagacttttatttttaatttgaatcaCCTCTAGTAAGTGCCATAAAAAGGACAGGGACATGACTGTACATCAGGGAGCTGGAGGGGTAAGGTCTTTGAGCAGCAGTGAGCTGTTACATGAACTCAGCTGCTCAgagaatcactttttttttttttttttttaattaggactgcatttttccaatgttttttttccaaaaggtttTAAATCCACCTGTAAGTATGATTTAAGATAAATGACACAAGAAATGTGGACACTTGTCCAACCATTGGTGTCACTCATCTGCACAGTACTCTCGACGTACCAATCAAGTGTTCTTAAGTGTCACTTCAAATTTATTACACAGTTTATTTCAAGTATGAAATGATACTGATAAGTGAGTTAATAATGCTAGGTTTAATAGTCCACAGAATGGAAACATCTTTGCAAATATTATTAGCAAGTgaccaggaaaagaaagatatatttttttttctgtttgcaaaagaGATCCCTTCTgcccttctgctttttccttccccccccccccccccatcctgTTAAGGTTTCCAGATAATCACTGTTCTTGcaggtactttaaaaaataccaaCATTTTAAACTCCTTATTCTTAGAAGAGAGTTAGAAGTTCATTGCAGGATAGTTTTGTCAGGACAGTGATTATATTTTGATCTCTACTTCAAACAAGTGACTGCCTTTCAGAATTGTTCCTCTGGCACAAGTAAACATTAAATTAGTACCACCCTGTTTGAAGTAATTCACAATTATGCTTGACAACAAAGCCCAAGATGAGTATCATTAAATTTTATTGTACAAAACGGACAAGATATGGCATtcctttgaattaaaaaaagatcaaaagagaacaaatgtaCTTGGAACAATTTTGTAAATGGAACAATTAATACACAACCTTTTGTCCAGCAACGATATTTATCTGCAAGACCACCTTATAGACATGAcaagtataattaaaaaaatattccatcaGTTCAAGCAATAGTTTAATTTTCCATGAAAGAAGTATTTCTATAAACACTTTATGTTCagtcaaaacaaacacttttgaATTTTCTTACCTTAGAGATATAAAACAACCAGAGAGGTTTGGGAATCATCAGAGAAGTCTATCCCATGGGAAAAGTCTAAGTTTTGTATTCCAGTTGAAAAcgtttgtttttataaaaataagtaataccGATATAGCATTTCCTAGCCAAATACTTATAGCAAATTGATCTTGGTTTTGTGGTGATTTATTCATCAGTGCAGCAAAAgcctgttgtttgttttatttgataCCTCACTTCTGTGTAAAACTCAAAATTTGAATACAGACCCAGGGAAaagtttttgttaattttattcataaaagcTACCCTTTATTGCACAGGACTTACAAAAGGTCAAAACTATGCAAGGTTTTCACTTGGCTTATCAGCAAAACCATCGAATAAATGTTGAAcagttttccctttctcccagTGGAAGGAATTCTTTCTTGGCATTCTTAgtataaacatgaaataaaaaaggggaaCTAGGTAACTATGTTAAATTCCAGTTCAGTTGTAAATAAACAACCGTGCTACTCAGTGCTACAAAGAACTGCactatttgcatttctgaagaaaaaacgATCAAAACTATGAAATTATCAGGGAAGCTCACAAACAATTGTGCCAAGACAGTGCAAGACTATCTTTGCTTCTTTGCTATGGCCTAAGCTTTACAAAAAGTGCTTTTCTGCAGGACGTAGTCACTGCGATAAACTTCTGAGATGGTCCCAGGGCATAAGTTATCCTagacactcacacacacactagTACTTGTTACACTGTGCTTTCTGTGAAGAGATTATGCTGCAGTACTTTacattttccattctctcttcctccagaacaaaacaaaacaaaaaaaaaccttctatgcaagataaaaataattctgaataatTAGTCATGTATTAAAGAACTagttttgaattatttattcattttaacatCTAGtcatataaaataaagtgtaaAAGTATGAAGGTATCAGAACGTGGCTTTCAGCAAGGCAGTTTGGAAGTAGGAATTCaacataaaacagaatatttttccccctttgaaAAGGATCACATcagaatgaatgaaaaacatTGAAGAATTTCACTTCAAGCCTGCACTCCTGCCTTTTGTCCTTTACCCAAGAGGAGAGACCACTGGAAGAATCCTCCAGGGTTTCAATTGTGTTGTTCTTTGTGCTCTTGTATCAAGTCTGGTTGGAACTATGTACTGCCCTCTTTGGGTGGCAGGGGTTGCTGAGGCTGCTGTGGTGGCTGTGTGCCTGTGGCAGTTTTGATAGAGTTCAGAGTTTTGCTAAACCAAGAGTTCTTGGCAGCTTGGATTTCATTCATAAGGGCTCCTCTCTGGTGCTCCAGCTCCTAAGAAAGCAAAATGGTCAGAACtgatcaaaaacaaacaaacaaaaaagaacatctTCAGATTCAGTTCCTTGCAACCTCCCATgcactgggaagaaaaacattgaaatcACTGAAACAGTACTTAGACATACAAAtggaaatctcttttcttttgttcttctctctttttaaaaacaaaacaaaaacaaaacaaaaacaaacaacaacaaaaatagacaATCCTAAGATTCTGAAAGTTCACAGGCATACAGTAGGTACAGGCATATGCTCCCTTTagcaacctttttttccccatgattCATACCTTGCACGGATCAACTTGGGCAGAGTATGACAAGGCTAAGGAGACTGCCCTGCAGTACCTGCATTCCACGTACCTGAATTTTGCACTTGGCTTCCACAAGCTGCAGTTTGGTCTGTGCAAGTTCCAGCTccatctctctcagctgcttctTCAGTGCATCCTTCTCGTCATCTATTTCTATGCCTTTATTCTCCATGCTTAGAGAAGGCAGCTTCAGTGTCCCTTCCTTACTGAAAATCTCACTGCAGTGTTTGCAAGCCATCACTTTACCCTGAAATAGCCAGAAAGCTCCTTTTTAATCCATGTTACAGGAGTTGCTCTTTTTCCTGGAAGAGCCATTTTTATGTTAGACTGCCTTTCTGTGCTGAAGTTTTCACACTTGACATTAAGAGAATTTGAGAAGTTCTTGAACAACTTCCTGAGCGCATCAAACAGTATAAAGAATTCCTAAAGCCTATTCAGCATCTCTGTTAATGCCTCTGTTAATCTCCTCTTCATTACTCAAACCTTCTTGCTACCAaagctttttcatattttgcagtatttatgTCAGCACAATTCAGAAGAATAAATTACATGCTGGAAACTTCCACAAAAGCACTTGACCAAATTCGTACAGATTTTGGTATTTCCAAGAAACCCAGGTAACTTTTCCACATTTCCAGAGGTGTTTGCTGCAAGGGGCAATACTGCCTTCCTGATGCTTGGTTAGCTTCCTAGGGGATGGTCCTTTTTGCTAATCTGACACACAGTAGTAAAGTTTTCGTGCTATCTGGCAAGGTGAGCCAGCTGCTCATGGCTGAAGGTGTAGCACAGCTGGTCTGGGTCACAAACAAACACAGGATATTGAACAGTTCAGCAAATTATAGGAACATCTATACTATATATACTACATTTTTGGATGAGTAACATAAAAATTGTcacaacaaagcaacaaaacaggTTCAGCTTGAGTACTAAGGAAAAAACTAGAAGttacagcagagagaaaatgattCTGCCTACTCAGTAGTGACATAGAAGAGGGATGGAATTATTACCTGATCAGGAAATATTTACCATCAGTGCAGACACTAGTAATGGGGTTtagagaagggagagaaggaacCACTATGGAAATTCTGGGTATGGACTGAGTTGTGCTTATTActtaaaactgttttgcttAACTTACACAGTAGGCAAGTGTAGAAAGCCAAAGATAAACAGTGGCCTAATAGCAATGCTGATCCCCTCCAGCACGTATGCTGGAGTAGCAGCACGTTTTCTCCTCTAGAGAGCcgtcttttgttttcatttaaagaaaacatctaAGTAAATATAGCCTCTGTGTTTTTTCCGAAAGTATATATTTCTACATGAAAATGTATATGCACTTCAGTTTGAGAGTTCCAGCCTGTATGATACAAGATAAAGAACACTGGAAGGAGATACACCCTTGGATTGTTCACATTACATGAAAAATGCACATGGGGCTATCAGTGCAGCTGTTTGGATGTCACAGTTATTGTAATATATTTCACTTCCCCTTTTGTTTTGTATCACTGACCACACTTGTGTTAGAGCCATCCTGTATGTAGAGGCATCACTCTCACCTTCACAACTTCCAGTTCATCTTTACTGGCTGCCTGCTGTTTTTCCAGCCTGGTACTCAGCTGGGAACAAATCTGGAGTAGAGAAAGCAGTCTCTTagataaagtttattttattacaatattacttgttttttttgtttgttttttttttagagctaacatttcttaaattctgcCTCACTCAGGTAGGTATGTGTGTTCCCCCTTAACAAATCCATTGCTAGGGATAactgagaccaaaaaaaatggcagcatTCAATACAGAACCTGAACATGGACACCAGAACATTTTATTAACTGGTTTATGTTTCCGCCGCATTATGTcacacagcaaagaaacattCATCCTACAGTACTAGAAATAGCTTACAGACGGGTTATTCTTGATTCCCCAAATTAGCAGACTATTAGGAAAATCAAAAAGATTTATCACAAATTATAATGCTTTCCGAAAGCCTAAAACATAATGTATCTTATTTAAGTGATGAAATAAGCAACGCTAAAATTTCAGCTCTCAGGACAGGTTAGAAAAagtatacaaataaatacaagagaGTGTCTGGAACCAATACCTGTTTATAGTCTGCAATAATGGCTGTGGTTTTCTTAATCTCAGATTCTGCCTTCTCGAGTTGCTTCCTGAAGACTTCTTTCAGCTAGAAGTTGAAGGAGAGAAGTTACACAGTACGCTGtgtaaaaaaaaagctttcaaaatgcatCATCAAATTGTTCTCTTAAAGTCTTGCTACATCTTTTTCTACTTCTGGAGAACTGGAAATTGGTAAGAAAGTCTGATTTACCCAATATACAAACACCTACGATAACAAAAAAAGTCCATACTGTGATACAGCGTATCACTGTTCACAGAACTGTCCTATAAAggaattttctttctccctgttaAATAGTGCGGCATGGTCCACTTTTTCCCTCTGCACATTGTCACACGAGGTTTGGGCAGACAAATTGTTTGTTTGGAGATGGAACAGGGAGAAGAATCTCTCAGCACTATCACGCTCACCTccaaaacaggggaaaaaaaaatctgttttagttGCCggcaaagagaaacagaagcaggaaTGTGGTTTAGTTGTGCCAGCTAACTCGTTCCTCCACCATTAAGAAGCACTAAACATGGAGAGCCATTTCAGCAGGATTAAGGCCTCCATTGCCCTTTATATACTATACACAGAACTTgtagggagaggggaaaaaaaatatcgaTTGTTACAGTCACTGTTATCAAATGGCAGAAATAACAGTCCCTGTATCACTCTCAAAGCATACTTACGTGCACATCAGTATTCAGCACATTAGATATGTAGGATCAAAAAACTACGACTGAACGTTTTGCAACTGAGTGAGGCCAGGTCTGGGCAGCAAAATCACTCCAACCCTCAGTTCTGTCCCGTTGATTCTAACTTCTGAGAGGAGTGCCCATAGCTTTGTTTCAGTGAACCAGCAGCCTCTTAGAAGGCAACAATTCCTCCAGTAACCCTCTTCAGATAATTAAGAAGCATCTGATCGTGCCTCCTTAGTTGTGACTGCTTACCACCTACGAAAATGATTGTTATAATACTGGGAAGGGAGTAAGATATGGAAAATTGGACAttcaggaaaacactgaaacatgTACTTAGAAAAAGAATACCCTGGCACTTTGAACTTGTAATTGCCACTgcattttgaagacaaaatCCCTTCCGTAACCACAATACACTCATGCTTTTTGGATTATCCTTTTGCTTGCATTCAGCTTAGTGGGAAAGACTGGAGAAGGCCTTACCTGAGCAGTTTCCTCTTCCTGCTTCcgtttctcttcctctgtctcCACTAGTTTCTGTTTGGTCAGGAGAAGTTCCTTGTTCAAAACATCAGCTTTGTCTTCAGCCTAGAATTAGAAACACTGGTGTAAATCATGTTATCTGTGCCAATGTAAGTGTATCGGTGTATATATATCTCACAAATACTGCAGCTTCAGGACCTAGAGTTGCTTTTTCCAGCCCTCGGATGGCTCACCCAACCTAGTTTGTAAATGAAATTCTCTTTTCAAGTAGCGATTTTCTAAATCTTTGTGCTTCAAATGTGGAAAAGGACCCTTTTGTCAAGTATTACCCATGCCTAGGTGATAGGTAAGCATAGATCATACGTTGTAATACAAAcgatacataaaatatttttgttgggAATTATATTAAT
This portion of the Oxyura jamaicensis isolate SHBP4307 breed ruddy duck chromosome 8, BPBGC_Ojam_1.0, whole genome shotgun sequence genome encodes:
- the RABGAP1L gene encoding rab GTPase-activating protein 1-like isoform X8, whose translation is MSKRENRRLQEASMRLEQENDDLAHELVTSKIALRNDLDQAEDKADVLNKELLLTKQKLVETEEEKRKQEEETAQLKEVFRKQLEKAESEIKKTTAIIADYKQICSQLSTRLEKQQAASKDELEVVKGKVMACKHCSEIFSKEGTLKLPSLSMENKGIEIDDEKDALKKQLREMELELAQTKLQLVEAKCKIQELEHQRGALMNEIQAAKNSWFSKTLNSIKTATGTQPPQQPQQPLPPKEGST
- the RABGAP1L gene encoding rab GTPase-activating protein 1-like isoform X7 codes for the protein MRESQLQQEDPMDRYKRENRRLQEASMRLEQENDDLAHELVTSKIALRNDLDQAEDKADVLNKELLLTKQKLVETEEEKRKQEEETAQLKEVFRKQLEKAESEIKKTTAIIADYKQICSQLSTRLEKQQAASKDELEVVKGKVMACKHCSEIFSKEGTLKLPSLSMENKGIEIDDEKDALKKQLREMELELAQTKLQLVEAKCKIQELEHQRGALMNEIQAAKNSWFSKTLNSIKTATGTQPPQQPQQPLPPKEGST
- the RABGAP1L gene encoding rab GTPase-activating protein 1-like isoform X6, whose translation is MMEEISIMVAYDAHVFSQLCDEDFLANLVAVSKPKSVVPTKKLKKYEKEYQTMRESQLQQEDPMDRYKRENRRLQEASMRLEQENDDLAHELVTSKIALRNDLDQAEDKADVLNKELLLTKQKLVETEEEKRKQEEETAQLKEVFRKQLEKAESEIKKTTAIIADYKQICSQLSTRLEKQQAASKDELEVVKGKVMACKHCSEIFSKEGTLKLPSLSMENKGIEIDDEKDALKKQLREMELELAQTKLQLVEAKCKIQELEHQRGALMNEIQAAKNSWFSKTLNSIKTATGTQPPQQPQQPLPPKEGST
- the RABGAP1L gene encoding rab GTPase-activating protein 1-like isoform X5; its protein translation is MEEGVPCKTPAAKLTPPVKKSQDMHDERSKLVNEYACRVLELLGMGHRLFVPRLLATSKEDLLQADFEGALKFFRVQLPKRYRAEENARRLMEQACNIKVPTKKLKKYEKEYQTMRESQLQQEDPMDRYKRENRRLQEASMRLEQENDDLAHELVTSKIALRNDLDQAEDKADVLNKELLLTKQKLVETEEEKRKQEEETAQLKEVFRKQLEKAESEIKKTTAIIADYKQICSQLSTRLEKQQAASKDELEVVKGKVMACKHCSEIFSKEGTLKLPSLSMENKGIEIDDEKDALKKQLREMELELAQTKLQLVEAKCKIQELEHQRGALMNEIQAAKNSWFSKTLNSIKTATGTQPPQQPQQPLPPKEGST